The Natrinema amylolyticum genome includes the window GACGGTGAGGAACAGGAATACCGCCACGAGCGTGATAATCAGGCTCTCGAGGACGGTATCGAGCAGGTCCTGTTCGACGATGTAGCTGACGATGGGATCGCCGGTCGCGATGGCGCTCCAGCGGTCGTCGCTGCCGTCCTCGATCCCGCCGGCGACATCGCGCATTTCGCTGGTCGTCTCGGCGGACGTGGCGTCCCCTTGGACGGCGATGACCATCCGGGTCGACTGGTACTCACCGCTGTCAGTCCGGTGGACGACTTGACTCGCACTCTCCGCGTCGATCTCGAAGAGTTGGTCGTACAGTGCCGAGACGTTCTCGTCGGGAACGCCGTCGTCGTCGGTATCTGCAGCAGTGAACGACTCGTTGAAGGACTCGTTCTGTCCCGCGACCCGCTCCATCGTCGAGAGCGGGTCCTGTATGTCGGCCTCGCCGGTCGCGAGCGTGTACGCGACGCCGCTGTCGGCGGCGCTCTCCCGGGCGTCGTCGATTTCGTCGAGTACTGCGGGATCAGTGACGTTCCCCTCGACGAGTATCTGCGCCTGCCGGTCCTGGCGCTGGAAGTGCTCGTTGACGTACTCGAGGTCGTCTTTCGCGTGGTACTCGCCGGGAGCCATCCCGCCGGGAAGCTTCTGAGTCCACTCCGGGGGGCTGTCCGCGAGGAAGTCTTCCTCCTGGAAACTGGTGTCGACCTGCGTCGCGCCGTACGCGCCGCCGACGGTGAGCAGGGCGACGAGGAGGATGATGACCAGCGGAATCCGACGGGCGGCGGCCGAACCGACCGTCAGGATTTCGCTGAAGGGGCCACCCCCGGTTCCGAACGCGCGCTTTCGCCGATCGATCCCCCGAGCCTCGAGTAACTCGTCGATCTCGACCTTGGCGGCGGGGATCAGCGCGCCGAAGACGATCAGCGCGGCGACGATCCCGACGGAGCTGACGATGCCGAACTCCCGAATGGGGGCGATCGGGCTGACGAGGTTCGAGAGGAAGCCGATGACGGTCGTGGCCGTCACCCAGACGAGGGCGGCTCCGACGCCGGCCAGTGCGGTCGTCATCGAGCCGCGGACGGTTCCGCTGGTACCGTCGGTCTCGCGCTGTTCGCGATGTCGCATGAAGACGTGAATCGCGTAGTCGATCGAGAGCCCGATCAGGAGGACCGGTACCGCGACGAACATCTGGTTGAACGCGATGCCCGCCCAGCCCATGAAGCCGAACGTCCAGACGAGGACGGCGACGATGCCGACGACTCCGAGGACGATGTCAAGCGGGTCGCGGTACGCGACCAACAGTGCGGCGACGACGAACAGCAGGGCCAGCGGGCCGACGATGGCGAGGCTGTCGCCCATCGAGCGGTCGATCTCGTCGGTAATCAGCCCGCCGCCGAAGACGAGGTAGTCCTGCGTCTGCGTCTCCGCCAACTCGCGGATGTCGAGCTGGCTGTCGATGATCCGCTCGCTGACTGCGCCACCGCCCATCCCCTCGGCACTATCGCCGTCGGTCGCCTGAGTCACCGAGGTCATCCGGGCTTCGGCCGTGGTACTGCCCGGATCGTACGACGTCGGCATCAACGCGATCGCGAAGTTATCGTCGGAGTCGTTCGACGAAAGCGTCTCCTCGAGGGTTCGCTCGTACTCCTCGTCGCTCAGATCCTCGAGGGCCGCGATCTGCTCGTCGAGGGGCGGCTGCTCCTCGCTCTGCAACGCCGCGTACTCCGCTTCGAGGACGCCGGCCGTTCCGTTCCGATAGACGCCCTCGAGTCGCTCGGTGAGTCGCTGGTACTCGGGATCCTCGGTCGGATTCTCGGTCGCCGAGCGGATCTCGAAGCGCTGCGATTCGATTTCTCGAGCCTGCCGGACGGCCGACTCGTACTGGGCCGTCTGATTCGCGGTGAGTCCGTCGGTCGCGTTCTCGACGACGGCATCGAACTGCGCCTCGAGCTCGGCCGACCGAGCCCGATACTCGGACTGATTGATCGACCCGTTCTCGGACGACGCGTTCAACTGTTCGTACTGGCGCTGGAGCCCGACCGTCTCGTTGAGACCCGACTCGAGTCGCGCGCTCGTCTCGTTCAGTTCGGCCGCCTCCTCGCTTCTGATCGCGGAGATCGCGACGAGGTTCTCGACGCCGGTGATCGACTGATTCTCGGCGAGCGTCGAATTGACCGACTCGTTCGCCCGCAGTTCCTGCTGGAACTCGAGCGACGAGAGCAACGACTCTCTCGTGAGCACGTTATCGCCGCGTGCGATCACCTGGACGCGGGTCGTGTTTTCCTCCTGCTCGCTCGTGAAGTTCTCGTCGATGCGCTCGAGGGCTTTCGCCTCCTCGGATTCGCCCTCGAACTGGGAGAGCGAGGAGTCGTCGTCGACCATCGGCATTCCGGCTCCGACGAGTGCCGTCGAGAGCACGAGAACGACGAGTACGATACGTGTATGCGACGTGATGGCGTCCGCGAGCCGGTCGGGAACGCTCATTCGGTCACCTCGTCGGTCGTCCGCCACGAATCAGAGGGACACATTCTGTTGTTATGATCCTACAAACGCGATCGCATATACCTGTTTGGAACGCCTCTCAGTGAGGCATAAAATCCAATGAGAGTGCGTCACGAAGCCAATATAGCCACCGCTGTGGTTGATCGATATCGGTCGGACGGCGACGACTCGAGCGCGGATTCCACCGCCACTCGTCGCGGTACTATTCGATGGAGACCGTCTTGAGGTCCTCGGCGAACCGAACGTCGCCGTCGTAGTGAGCGCCGATCGACTCGAGCATCTCGTCGTGGCGGCCCTCGGTGTGGGGGTAGAGGTGAGTCAGGTAGACGCGTCCGATTTCGCGACCGGCGAGCGCCCGGCCGAGCGTGTCCGGCGTCGGATGATTCGAGACGTCGACGTCGTCGGGGAACGAGCAGTCGTGGGCCAGAATCGCCGAGCCCTCCGCGAAGTTCGCCAGTCCGGAAAACGCCTCGCTGTCACCGCTGAAGGTGAAGAGATCGCCGAATCGGTAGGCCAGACAGGGGAGCGAGTGACGCGTCTCGTAGGCCGAGACGTCGAAGCCGGCGACGGAGAACTCGCCGGCGACCACCTCCCTGACCTGTAACTCGATCTTGTCCTGCATGTACTCGTGGACCGAGAGCAGGTCGTCGATCAGCGCCTTCGTCCCCTGCGGGCCGACGATCTCGAGGTGGTCCTCGCCGGCGAGCCAGCGGGCTTTCATCAGCGGCAGCAGGTCGGCGACGTGATCGAGGTGGTGGTGGGTCAGGAGGACGGTCGAGACGTTCTCGTAGCCGACGCCGGACTGCTGGAGCCGCTGGAGCGCGCCGGCACCGCAGTCCAGCAGCAGCGTCCGGCCGTCGTCCTGCACGAGGATCCCCGCCTGAAAGCGTTCGCCGGTGGGCATCGCGCTGCCCGTGCCGAGAAAGGTAACGCGCATACGCGGCTTTGGAACGGCCGTCCCGATAACAGTTGTTATGGATCCGATCCGTCTGTCAGCAGTGCGCTCCGGTCGCTTCCCGTGCGATCGCCCTCGTAACTTTATATGGCTGGTTTCCCAAGTCGG containing:
- a CDS encoding efflux RND transporter permease subunit — its product is MSVPDRLADAITSHTRIVLVVLVLSTALVGAGMPMVDDDSSLSQFEGESEEAKALERIDENFTSEQEENTTRVQVIARGDNVLTRESLLSSLEFQQELRANESVNSTLAENQSITGVENLVAISAIRSEEAAELNETSARLESGLNETVGLQRQYEQLNASSENGSINQSEYRARSAELEAQFDAVVENATDGLTANQTAQYESAVRQAREIESQRFEIRSATENPTEDPEYQRLTERLEGVYRNGTAGVLEAEYAALQSEEQPPLDEQIAALEDLSDEEYERTLEETLSSNDSDDNFAIALMPTSYDPGSTTAEARMTSVTQATDGDSAEGMGGGAVSERIIDSQLDIRELAETQTQDYLVFGGGLITDEIDRSMGDSLAIVGPLALLFVVAALLVAYRDPLDIVLGVVGIVAVLVWTFGFMGWAGIAFNQMFVAVPVLLIGLSIDYAIHVFMRHREQRETDGTSGTVRGSMTTALAGVGAALVWVTATTVIGFLSNLVSPIAPIREFGIVSSVGIVAALIVFGALIPAAKVEIDELLEARGIDRRKRAFGTGGGPFSEILTVGSAAARRIPLVIILLVALLTVGGAYGATQVDTSFQEEDFLADSPPEWTQKLPGGMAPGEYHAKDDLEYVNEHFQRQDRQAQILVEGNVTDPAVLDEIDDARESAADSGVAYTLATGEADIQDPLSTMERVAGQNESFNESFTAADTDDDGVPDENVSALYDQLFEIDAESASQVVHRTDSGEYQSTRMVIAVQGDATSAETTSEMRDVAGGIEDGSDDRWSAIATGDPIVSYIVEQDLLDTVLESLIITLVAVFLFLTVAYRLTGNSASLGAVTLLPVAFSVSWILGTMYLIGMPFNVLTGMITSLTVGLGVAYSIHVSARYTLELERQGNVWSALRTTVTGTGGALLGSAATTVGGFGTLAFAILPALRQFGIITGLTITYAFLASVVVLPTLLVLWTRYFGPDVSFDASGARTVTPTASDGGVEPDRGDDE
- a CDS encoding MBL fold metallo-hydrolase — its product is MRVTFLGTGSAMPTGERFQAGILVQDDGRTLLLDCGAGALQRLQQSGVGYENVSTVLLTHHHLDHVADLLPLMKARWLAGEDHLEIVGPQGTKALIDDLLSVHEYMQDKIELQVREVVAGEFSVAGFDVSAYETRHSLPCLAYRFGDLFTFSGDSEAFSGLANFAEGSAILAHDCSFPDDVDVSNHPTPDTLGRALAGREIGRVYLTHLYPHTEGRHDEMLESIGAHYDGDVRFAEDLKTVSIE